One genomic window of Arachis hypogaea cultivar Tifrunner chromosome 8, arahy.Tifrunner.gnm2.J5K5, whole genome shotgun sequence includes the following:
- the LOC112706494 gene encoding uncharacterized protein isoform X23 translates to MDQHHSHYVHHHHHSHHDHNNDDNNTNHTRYAPPPPHHNHSHLPPPPPPPPSLPTPPAPPPQAQPLRYRTIRTPPPPPPYAPNNNHPPSHQNQFPQFNSPNYPNRPFQEEHPISNNHNQPFSQSPRIASRILPGDPFPRRNFPRFDTETRWDPNPGRRIAPDCLLPRNYTPVDLDSELRQHREGVSLPPSAYPAEKIRYDPDRSRWRLEYEYEGNPRKDEEFGCGSGNDANYHNYHRRGVGDLPPRHDLPNGGFGRAPPAMSREINIDLKPGGYVRGYSVEFEDKIPRVGRRDGHGEGKRWLNERRGPKELPDSRFELGTGEIGFAKNVDDDFRVGTREEYGWESGRYSGRGNNREFGHELWRPSLKKQVQKKSALLRIQNAKPSYRNREIEQLRNAGYSAESNTNDFRGKEQCGHVGHGMKQEEREGSPVELDISFESNSLVAKAIVTASTSTVVTDTNMNSVSDADLTPSEKRKKVSVSDSDCSGLEAAKVSRDVVTLNSSSCKVNDCSGSVNDLSLQNNVVNPCSQPCTRETDSVKNEVAGGSTKIHSGKSSPRVVKKKKVVKRVVKKVVGNPKSTMSNSRSVNKVHGCVQPDRVIPSSSSVSVPNKVEPCLEQKNITVDKMSMPGHSSYNLSKDRNQLLEDRNGDLTLLSLGPHSRSRECETDEDSDTQKGAARFESGLNIPNSQSCASTGEAKKIDSECLDANNSVHDLRRMPDTNMVPELLNGSTSKINDVGCDIKQLCQNQESQSCENYSNVRCPQNGFVIDVVDDSVLSSADNIGKSDHTNTYNSASSVYGLISGDLKGSKEKLTVTECGLTGESGFGLMVPTIITKYAILEENPDVINPASSSAMSAPSNSGKIKIHSGTDCIQNAIAVTQGSYSGLVNLEDGTAGQCSDITNDAVKDVSPSYAAISSENCGKEEPFSSSNLSVGFGEGDINNMKKRKARTHSKFLHSKMEGISPKPVNSVSHANDWDTASSVKVKDACCSEVLDQSVQSLGSNLESCLNGIITLHGKKELSEAELCVRDNEIDDANYLSLLSKGIKVTTTSELSDAVVVSKSCADFPVSFSDKQAPEKEVALSSMDVLFSAQSLSCSEDSRKLSDNFVGGSCDARYANNETMSSDHFELKNSDFASYSLREDLDIQFPLLDGECKENGTQMQTDILASGYNKGDMKDSLIHQQSIVSHPSDGDLEEDAPEAPSDVCSQGISEAPERGNLNCTSIQDENNCGDISAVEHGSDLPTCTSPIQHTNKIMKSANATGHSNPVERNLMRQSSQVNSKVSNNGPVSYFSENGSKNTLGGAMPKTQKGRSFIISKSNSKTSASSTHLSNPRTWRRSGNNSQGSLPGNKLSPGKFLPKRQILDRKGNFQNTSYIRKGNSLVRQPTTVSFTQISSVNKSPLSLDELSKSTRSGSRIDVSDQLTLKTGVAEVPQQSQRKPSLSIGTLSEENISSPLVEPPSSGCYENASDPRKLIDINDTPNSSKDDSNQYETPDNQSSPLSKLENQVEANDGHISSFSTKRIVYTKPKTNQLVATSNSRDEKSQTAFSEGYYKRCKNQLVRNMNQTVAVPKATLDSDGQGSCKVLCNRKLSKRQLHKVAGRSFKSLRASLVWTLCGKKSPKNGHNSWHSQRVLPQLFPWKRPTYLRSVIHNSASCSNSTFLSAVSKKMLHFRKMDTVYTRSTRGFSLWKSKVLSVGGSSLKWSKSIEKNSKQANEEATLAVAAVERKKREQKGAACVGSHANNDESLSSATADSGLVVKRAYIPRRLVIGNDEYVRIGNGNQLIRDPKKRTRKLANEKVRWSLHTARQRLARKQKYCQFFTRFGKCNKEGGKCPYVHDPSKIAVCTKFLNGLCSTPSCKLTHKVIPERMPDCSYFLQGLCTNRNCPYRHVNVNPKASVCEGFLKGYCADGNEEEAQLYLSYFSSNGHLYERNQMQASSSRKTKGKEKEEIWRSE, encoded by the exons ATGGACCAACACCACTCCCACTAcgtccaccaccaccaccacagccaCCATGATCACAACAACGACGACAACAACACCAACCACACTAGGTACGCCCCTCCCCCTCCTCATCACAACCACAGCCACCTCCCTCCGCCGCCCCCTCCGCCCCCGTCCCTCCCCACTCCGCCAGCCCCTCCTCCCCAAGCACAACCCCTCCGCTATCGCACCATCCGCACACCTCCTCCTCCGCCTCCTTATGCCCCCAATAACAACCACCCGCCATCCCATCAAAACCAATTCCCCCAATTCAATTCCCCTAACTACCCTAATCGTCCCTTCCAAGAAGAACACCCAATCTCCAACAACCACAATCAGCCATTTTCCCAATCCCCCAGGATTGCCAGCCGAATCCTCCCGGGCGATCCTTTCCCCCGCCGCAATTTTCCTCGTTTCGACACTGAAACACGCTGGGACCCTAACCCTGGCCGTAGGATCGCTCCCGACTGTCTCCTTCCGAGGAATTATACCCCCGTTGATCTTGACAGTGAATTGCGCCAACACCGTGAAGGGGTCTCGCTGCCGCCCTCGGCATATCCGGCCGAAAAGATTCGATACGATCCCGATcgctccaggtggagacttgaGTATGAGTATGAGGGTAACCCTAGGAAGGATGAGGAGTTTGGTTGCGGCAGCGGTAATGATGCTAATTACCACAATTACCACCGCCGCGGCGTTGGGGATTTGCCACCCAGACACGACTTGCCCAACGGAGGCTTCGGCAGGGCGCCACCGGCGATGTCAAGGGAGATTAATATTGATTTGAAACCCGGGGGGTATGTTCGCGGGTATAGTGTGGAATTCGAGGATAAGATTCCCAGGGTTGGAAGAAGAGATGGGCATGGCGAAGGCAAGAGGTGGTTGAATGAGAGGAGGGGACCTAAGGAGTTGCCTGATTCACGGTTCGAATTGGGGACCGGCGAGATTGGTTTTGCTAAgaatgttgatgatgattttcGCGTTGGGACGCGTGAGGAATATGGATGGGAATCGGGTAGATATAGTGGCAGAGGGAACAACAGGGAGTTTGGTCATGAATTATGGCGACCTTCTCTAAAGAAACAGGTTCAAAAGAAGAGTGCTCTTCTTAGGATCCAGAATGCAAAACCAAGTTATAGGAATCGTGAGATTGAACAATTACGGAATGCTGGTTATTCTGCTGAGTCTAACACTAATGATTTCAGGGGCAAGGAGCAGTGTGGGCATGTAGGTCATGGGATGAAacaagaagaaagggaaggaAGTCCTGTGGAACTTGATATCTCTTTTGAATCAAATTCCCTGGTTGCGAAGGCTATTGTGACCGCTTCGACTTCGACTGTTGTTACTGATACAAATATGAATTCTGTCTCTGATGCTGATTTAACTCCCtcagaaaagagaaaaaaggttTCAGTATCCGATAGTGATTGTTCTGGTTTGGAAGCTGCAAAAGTATCTAGGGATGTTGTAACTTTGAATAGCTCATCATGCAAAGTGAATGACTGCTCTGGATCTGTGAATGATTTAAGCTTACAGAATAATGTTGTTAATCCTTGTTCTCAACCTTGCACCCGTGAGACTGATAGTGTGAAAAATGAGGTTGCAGGTGGAAGTACCAAAATTCACTCTGGTAAGTCCTCCCCAAGGGTTGTCAAGAAGAAAAAAGTTGTCAAGAGAGTAGTGAAGAAAGTTGTTGGAAATCCAAAATCTACAATGTCAAATTCACGATCAGTGAATAAGGTTCATGGATGTGTGCAACCTGATCGAGTCATACCTAGTTCTTCATCTGTCTCTGTTCCCAACAAAGTTGAACCTTGTCTGGAGCAGAAAAACATCACTGTAGACAAGATGTCAATGCCTGGCCATAGTTCATACAATTTATCAAAGGATCGGAATCAATTGCTTGAAGATAGAAATGGAGATCTAACCCTGCTGAGTTTGGGGCCACATTCCAGGTCACGAGAATGTGAAACTGATGAAGATTCAGATACTCAGAAAGGAGCCGCCAGGTTTGAAAGTGGCCTTAACATTCCAAATTCTCAATCTTGTGCTTCTACTGGTGAAGCTAAAAAGATTGATTCTGAGTGTTTAGATGCAAATAATTCTGTCCATGACTTGCGTAGAATGCCAGATACTAACATGGTTCCTGAATTATTAAATGGAAGTACTTCCAAAATCAATGATGTGGGTTGTGATATTAAACAGCTATGTCAGAATCAAGAGTCTCAATCATGTGAGAATTATTCAAATGTAAGATGTCCACAGAATGGGTTTGTTATAGATGTAGTAGATGACAGCGTTCTTAGTTCAGCTGACAATATTGGTAAGTCAGATCACACTAATACATATAACTCTGCTAGTAGCGTTTATGGCCTAATTTCTGGTGATCTTAAAGGATCTAAAGAGAAGCTTACAGTTACTGAATGTGGTCTTACTGGTGAATCTGGTTTTGGACTTATGGTCCCTACTATTATCACCAAGTATGCTATTTTGGAAGAAAATCCAGACGTGATCAACCCTGCATCAAGCAGCGCAATGTCTGCCCCTTCAAATTCAGGAAAAATTAAGATTCACTCTGGTACAGATTGCATACAAAATGCTATTGCTGTGACACAGGGTTCTTATAGTGGACTGGTCAATTTAGAAGATGGTACCGCTGGTCAGTGTTCTGACATCACTAATGATGCTGTGAAGGATGTTTCCCCCAGTTACGCTGCCATATCTTCTGAGAATTGTGGCAAGGAAGAGCCATTTTCAAGTTCTAATCTTTCTGTTGGATTTGGTGAAGGGGATATAAACaatatgaaaaagagaaaagcTAGGACTCATTCAAAGTTTTTGCACTCAAAGATGGAGGGAATTTCTCCAAAACCTGTAAATTCAGTTAGCCATGCAAATGATTGGGATACTGCCTCAAGTGTGAAGGTGAAGGATGCATGTTGTTCAGAAGTTTTGGATCAATCTGTTCAAAGCTTAGGTTCTAACCTGGAATCGTGCTTGAATGGGATCATTACTTTACATGGGAAAAAGGAGCTTTCAGAGGCTGAGCTTTGTGTTAGAGATAATGAGATTGATGATGCAAATTATCTTTCACTATTATCTAAAGGGATCAAAGTCACGACTACCTCTGAGTTGAGTGATGCAGTTGTGGTATCCAAATCTTGTGCGGATTTTCCTGTTTCTTTCAGTGATAAACAAGCACCCGAAAAAGAAGTTGCATTGTCAAGCATGGATGTTCTGTTTAGTGCACAATCATTGTCATGTTCAGAGGATAGTAGGAAATTGTCTGACAATTTTGTTGGAGGTTCTTGTGACGCTAGATATGCAAATAATGAAACCATGAGTTCTGACCATTTTGAATTAAAGAACTCAGATTTTGCATCTTATTCACTTCGTGAGGACTTGGACATTCAGTTCCCATTGTTGGATGGTGAATGCAAAGAAAATGGCACTCAAATGCAAACTGACATTTTGGCGTCTGGATATAATAAGGGAGATATGAAGGACAGTTTAATTCATCAACAGAGCATTGTGTCCCATCCTTCCGATGGTGATTTGGAGGAGGATGCACCTGAAGCACCATCAGATGTGTGTTCTCAAGGGATATCGGAAGCACCTGAGAGAGGGAATTTAAATTGTACATCAATCCAAGATGAAAACAATTGTGGGGATATATCTGCAGTTGAACATGGTTCTGATTTGCCTACTTGTACTTCACCAATACAGCATACTAATAAGATTATGAAGTCAGCTAATGCAACTGGGCATAGTAACCCAGTTGAGAGGAATCTAATGCGACAATCATCCCAAGTCAACTCCAAGGTTTCAAATAATGGTCCAGTTTCTTATTTTTCAGAAAATGGGAGCAAAAATACCCTTGGAGGTGCCATGCCAAAAACTCAAAAGGGTCGTTCGTTCATCATTTCAAAGTCAAATTCAAAGACATCTGCCTCTTCAACCCATCTCTCAAATCCTCGAACTTGGCGACGTTCTGGTAATAATTCTCAAGGTTCTTTACCTGGAAACAAGCTTTCGCCAGGAAAATTTCTTCCCAAAAGGCAAATTCTAGATAGGAAAGGAAACTTTCAGAATACCTCTTACATTCGTAAAGGTAACAGTCTTGTAAGACAGCCTACTACAGTTTCTTTTACTCAGATCTCTTCTGTAAATAAGTCACCTTTGAGCTTAGATGAATTATCAAAGAGTACCAGATCTGGGAGCAGGATTGATGTGTCAGATCAACTGACCTTGAAAACAGGAGTAGCAGAGGTCCCTCAGCAGAGTCAGAGAAAACCTTCACTATCCATTGGCACATTATCAGAGGAAAATATATCTTCCCCATTGGTAGAACCTCCTTCCAGTGGTTGCTATGAAAATGCATCAGATCCTAGAAAACTGATAGATATCAATGATACACCAAACTCTTCCAAAGATGATTCAAATCAGTACGAAACTCCTGATAATCAAAGTAGTCCACTGAGTAAGCTGGAGAACCAAGTTGAAGCAAATGATGGACACATTTCTTCTTTCAGCACCAAGAGAATTGTATATACAAAGCCCAAAACAAATCAGTTGGTAGCGACTTCAAATTCTCGTGATGAGAAGTCCCAAACAGCCTTCTCTGAAGGCTACTACAAGAGGTGCAAAAATCAGTTAGTTAGGAATATGAACCAGACTGTTGCAGTGCCGAAAGCCACTCTAGATTCTGATGGTCAGGGGTCTTGTAAGGTGCTTTGCAACAGAAAGCTTAGTAAGAGGCAGTTACATAAAG TTGCTGGGAGATCATTCAAATCTTTAAGAGCCTCATTAGTCTGGACATTATGTGGCAAAAAGTCACCTAAAAATGGCCATAATTCATGGCATTCTCAAAGGGTTTTGCCTCAGTTATTTCCATGGAAAAGACCAACATATTTAAGAAGCGTCATTCATAATTCTGCTTCATGTTCCAATAGTACCTTCTTATCAGCAGTTAG tAAGAAAATGCTTCATTTCAGAAAGATGGATACTGTTTACACTAGGTCAACCCGTGGGTTTTCTCTTTGGAAATCCAAGGTATTAAGTGTTGGTGGGTCTAGTTTAAAATGGTCCAAATCCATTGAGAAGAACTCAAAGCAAGCTAATGAG GAGGCCACACTTGCTGTTGCTGCAGTAGAGAGGAAAAAGAGAGAGCAAAAAGGTGCAGCTTGCGTTGGTTCCCATGCAAATA ATGATGAATCCCTGTCGTCTGCCACTGCTGATTCGGGCTTGGTTGTGAAAAGAGCTTACATTCCTAGGAGATTGGTGATTGGAAATGATGA ATATGTCCGAATTGGAAATGGTAATCAGCTTATCAGAGACCCAAAAAAACGAACTCGAAAATTGGCAAATGAAAAAGTTAGATGGAGCTTGCATACTGCCAGGCAACGGTTGGCTCGAAAGCAGAAGTATTGTCAGTTTTTTACAAGATTTGGGAAATGTAACAAGGAGGGTGGGAAATGCCCTTATGTTCATGATCCCTCAAAAATTGCTGTCTGTACTAAGTTCCTGAATGGTTTATGTTCTACTCCCAGCTGCAAATTGACTCATAAG GTTATACCAGAGAGAATGCCAGATTGTTCTTATTTTCTGCAAG GCTTATGCACAAACCGAAATTGCCCATATAGACATGTCAATGTGAACCCTAAGGCTTCTGTTTGTGAAGGATTTCTCAAGGGTTATTGTGCTGATGGGAATGAG GAAGAAGCACAGTTGTATCTGTCCTACTTTTCAAGCAACGGGCACCTGTACGAAAGGAACCAGATGCAAGCTTCATCATCCCGAAAAacaaaagggaaagaaaaggaagagatcTGGAGATCAGAGTAA